The proteins below come from a single Danio aesculapii chromosome 23, fDanAes4.1, whole genome shotgun sequence genomic window:
- the LOC130217448 gene encoding zinc finger protein basonuclin-1, whose translation MKMKEVVSCTHSGCHCERFLPGRRNIRSCDHCAHGWVDHAVSKVCVPQVCSAQVEIVQCSVVFDISSLILYGTHSLPVRMKILLDRLFSVLTHTQVLNIIHTLGWTLRDYVRGYMLQDSTGKVLDRWISMSPDDEVVTLRQFLRFGETKSIVELMAEESPETKPRSAEHSACFKPKDKLHHFEDLPGETMAFFQPYHYSSPHAAVSERHPAAQNLQRLSGHKHSQRSRRMLIRSTKPPKPDVEADSPSGDSSGTQERSSLSKGRVSCDACAKTFYDKGTLKIHFNAVHLKIKHRCTVDGCNMMFSSLRSRNRHSANPNPRLHATAEHAARRFTAQPRHPVLHVNTFACFHGNQ comes from the exons ATGAAGATGAAGGAG GTTGTTAGCTGCACACACTCAGGTTGTCACTGTGAGCGTTTCCTGCCGGGACGAAGAAACATCAGGTCATGTGATCACTGCGCTCACGGGTGGGTCGATCAcg cggtCAGTAAGGTGTGTGTCCCGCAGGTGTGTTCAGCACAGGTGGAGATCGTGCAGTGTAGTGTGGTGTTCGACATCAGCAGTCTGATCCTGTACGGCACACACTCTCTGCCCGTGCGCATGAAGATCCTGCTGGACCGCCTGTTCAGcgtcctcacacacacacaggtgctcAACATCATACACACGCTCGGCTGGACACTCAGAGACTACGTCAGAGGATACAtgctgcag GACTCTACGGGGAAGGTTTTGGACCGCTGGATCTCCATGAGCCCAGACGATGAAGTCGTGACTTTGCGGCAATTTCTACGTTTTGGAGAAACCAAATCTATAGTAGAGCTCATGGCGGAGGAGAGTCCAGAAACAAAGCCCAGATCTGCAGAGCACAGCGCCTGCTTTAAACCCAAAGACAAACTGCACCACTTTGAGGATCTGCCTGGAGAAACCATGGCATTCTTCCAGCCATACCACTATAGCAGTCCACATGCAGCAGTTTCAGAGCGTCATCCGGCAGCACAAAATCTACAGCGCCTGAGCGGACACAAGCACAGCCAAAGATCAAGACGCATGCTAATACGCTCCACAAAGCCTCCAAAACCCGATGTGGAGGCAGATTCGCCAAGCGGAGATTCTTCTGGAACACAAGAGCGCTCGTCTCTGAGTAAAGGTCGAGTGAGCTGCGATGCCTGCGCCAAGACGTTCTACGATAAAGGAACGCTGAAGATTCACTTTAATGCGGTGCACCTGAAGATCAAACACCGCTGTACTGTCGACGGCTGCAACATGATGTTCAGCTCGCTGCGCAGCCGCAACCGCCACAGCGCAAACCCAAACCCACGACTGCACGCGACGGCAGAGCACGCGGCGCGCCGATTCACTGCTCAACCTCGCCATCCTGTTTTACACGTAAATACTTTCGCATGTTTCCATGGCAACCAGTGA